The following coding sequences lie in one Stenotrophomonas rhizophila genomic window:
- a CDS encoding alkene reductase — MTTPTLFQPYPLGPITLANRIVMAPLTRNRAGTGLVPSPLAATYYAQRASAGLIITEATQISAQAQGYQDTPGLYTQVQIDGWRAVTDAVHARGGRIFVQLWHVGRISHVALQPGNAAPVSASAIRAQTKTFVHNGFVDVSEPRALAIDELPAIVNDFRQAAANAIAAGFDGVEIHGANGYLLEQFIKDGANQRTDAYGGSIENRARLLLEVTAAVAEEIGADRTGVRISPVSPANAIATVSDPQPQYDYIVDQLSALGIVYLHVVEGATGGPRDVAPFDFDGLRARFKGTYLANNGYDLDLASAHLAEGKADLVAFGRAFISNPDLVERLKTGAPLNALNPATLYGGGAEGYTDYPALTDTTPQ; from the coding sequence ATGACGACCCCGACGCTCTTCCAGCCCTACCCCCTAGGCCCGATAACGCTGGCCAACCGCATCGTGATGGCCCCGCTGACGCGCAACCGCGCCGGCACCGGTCTGGTGCCCAGCCCGCTCGCCGCCACCTACTACGCCCAGCGCGCCTCGGCCGGCCTGATCATCACCGAGGCCACCCAGATCTCGGCCCAGGCCCAGGGCTACCAGGACACGCCGGGGCTCTACACCCAGGTCCAGATCGACGGCTGGCGCGCGGTCACCGATGCCGTGCATGCCCGCGGCGGGCGCATCTTCGTGCAGCTGTGGCACGTGGGCCGCATCTCGCACGTGGCTCTGCAGCCCGGCAATGCCGCACCCGTCTCCGCCTCGGCCATTCGTGCGCAGACCAAGACCTTCGTGCACAACGGCTTTGTTGATGTGTCCGAGCCGCGCGCATTGGCGATCGACGAGCTGCCGGCCATCGTCAACGACTTCCGCCAGGCCGCTGCCAATGCCATCGCCGCCGGTTTTGACGGCGTGGAAATCCACGGTGCCAACGGCTACCTGCTCGAACAGTTCATCAAGGACGGCGCCAACCAGCGCACCGACGCCTACGGCGGCTCCATCGAGAACCGCGCGCGCCTGCTGCTGGAGGTCACCGCCGCCGTCGCCGAAGAGATCGGCGCGGACCGCACCGGCGTGCGCATTTCCCCGGTCTCGCCGGCCAATGCCATCGCCACGGTCAGCGACCCGCAGCCGCAGTACGACTACATCGTCGACCAGCTCAGCGCGCTGGGCATCGTCTACCTGCACGTGGTTGAAGGCGCAACCGGCGGCCCGCGCGACGTTGCGCCCTTCGACTTCGATGGGCTGCGCGCCCGCTTCAAGGGCACCTATCTGGCCAACAACGGCTACGACCTGGACCTGGCCAGCGCACACCTCGCCGAAGGCAAGGCGGACCTGGTTGCGTTTGGCCGTGCCTTCATCAGCAATCCCGATCTGGTGGAACGCCTGAAGACCGGTGCGCCCTTGAACGCATTGAACCCCGCCACGTTGTACGGCGGCGGCGCGGAGGGCTACACCGACTACCCCGCATTGACCGATACGACGCCGCAGTAA
- a CDS encoding TetR/AcrR family transcriptional regulator — protein MKVTKAQAQANRAHIVETASTLFRERGYDGVGVADLMGAAGFTHGGFYKHFGSKADLMAEAAACGFATSAEALAGTDLRAFLTYYLSREHRDAPGQGCTMAALCTDAARQPASVKAAFATGIDAQLEDGSGRDGQIDAAAAERSRARRIALIAQAVGAVVLSRSCPDDAALADEILDACRNDILARLPDAPAA, from the coding sequence ATGAAGGTCACCAAGGCACAGGCGCAGGCCAACCGGGCGCACATCGTCGAAACCGCCTCCACCCTGTTCCGGGAGCGGGGATACGACGGCGTGGGCGTGGCAGACCTGATGGGGGCCGCGGGCTTTACGCACGGTGGCTTCTATAAGCACTTCGGGTCGAAGGCCGACCTGATGGCGGAAGCGGCCGCCTGTGGCTTTGCGACATCCGCCGAGGCATTGGCCGGGACCGATCTGCGCGCCTTCCTGACCTACTACCTGTCCCGCGAACACCGGGATGCACCGGGGCAAGGCTGCACGATGGCGGCACTGTGCACGGATGCCGCGCGTCAGCCGGCGTCGGTCAAGGCTGCGTTTGCAACTGGTATCGACGCGCAGCTGGAAGACGGCTCAGGTCGCGATGGCCAGATTGATGCGGCCGCCGCCGAGCGCAGCCGTGCGCGGCGGATCGCGCTGATTGCGCAGGCGGTGGGCGCGGTGGTGTTGTCGCGGTCCTGCCCGGACGATGCGGCACTGGCCGACGAGATTCTGGACGCCTGTCGGAACGACATACTGGCGCGGCTGCCGGACGCACCTGCGGCTTGA
- a CDS encoding TetR/AcrR family transcriptional regulator, whose product MSTSSSAALDAGRGPAEHDVRTQIIEAATAHFSHYGYDKTTVSDLAKAIGFSKAYIYKFFASKQAIGEVICTNCLAQIEGEVHAALEGVQAPPDRLRVLFTVIVEASLRLFLQDRRLYEIAVAAATDQWPSTQAYKDRIRQLVEEILKEGRASGVFERATPLEATSHAVYQVLVPYLNPVTLPHLAALHAEAPTALQELVLRSIVPQRK is encoded by the coding sequence ATGTCTACTTCATCCTCCGCAGCGCTCGATGCCGGGCGTGGCCCCGCTGAGCACGACGTGCGCACGCAGATCATCGAGGCCGCCACCGCGCACTTCAGTCACTACGGCTACGACAAGACCACCGTGTCTGACCTGGCCAAGGCCATCGGCTTCTCCAAGGCCTACATCTACAAGTTTTTTGCCTCCAAGCAGGCCATCGGGGAGGTCATCTGCACCAATTGCCTGGCGCAGATCGAAGGCGAGGTGCATGCGGCCCTGGAGGGGGTTCAAGCGCCGCCTGACAGGCTGCGGGTGCTGTTTACCGTGATCGTGGAGGCCAGTCTTCGCCTGTTCCTCCAGGATCGTCGCCTCTATGAAATCGCGGTGGCGGCCGCGACGGATCAATGGCCCTCGACCCAGGCCTACAAAGACCGCATCCGGCAGCTTGTGGAAGAGATCCTGAAAGAGGGACGCGCGTCCGGCGTCTTTGAGCGCGCGACGCCGCTCGAAGCGACCAGCCATGCGGTCTACCAGGTCCTGGTTCCCTATCTGAATCCAGTGACGCTTCCACACCTGGCGGCTCTGCACGCGGAAGCGCCTACGGCCTTGCAGGAGCTGGTGCTCAGGAGTATTGTCCCGCAACGAAAGTGA
- a CDS encoding efflux RND transporter periplasmic adaptor subunit, with protein MRRRFVLTAIPCVVPLFLAACGTSDDIDPRTAPPIVRVAHVQPGAGNARTFTGTIAAKVQSDLAFRVGGKVTERLVETGQTVKRGDVLYRIDPNDLNLAAASQQQAVIAARAQSVQATADEARYRDLAAKGVVSRSSYDQIKAAADAAAATLKAAESQARVARNASHYTALVADADGVVMTISAEPGQVVAAGQVVARLARAGSREAVVQLPETLRPQIGSVALASSFGGSGTIPARLRVLSESADPATRTFEARYTLEEGSTALPLGSTVTVELGGAAAAGASAGVEVPLGALFDPGTGPGVWVIGGEPLKAKWTPVAIKQLGDDKALVEGAFKASDRVAALGAHLLREGQVVRQAGTAKRAVATGAQR; from the coding sequence ATGCGGCGCCGTTTTGTACTCACAGCCATCCCCTGTGTCGTTCCGTTGTTCCTTGCGGCCTGCGGAACGTCGGATGACATCGACCCCCGGACCGCGCCGCCCATCGTCCGCGTTGCCCATGTGCAACCGGGCGCGGGAAACGCGCGCACGTTTACGGGCACCATCGCCGCAAAGGTGCAGAGCGATCTGGCCTTCCGGGTGGGCGGCAAGGTCACTGAGCGCTTGGTCGAAACCGGGCAGACGGTCAAACGCGGGGATGTGCTCTACCGGATCGATCCCAACGACCTGAACCTGGCCGCGGCGTCCCAGCAGCAGGCCGTCATCGCCGCCCGTGCGCAAAGCGTGCAGGCCACGGCGGATGAAGCGCGGTATCGCGATCTGGCGGCCAAGGGCGTGGTGTCACGGTCGTCTTACGACCAGATCAAAGCGGCGGCCGACGCGGCGGCTGCGACACTCAAAGCGGCCGAATCCCAGGCCCGGGTTGCGCGCAATGCCAGCCACTACACCGCGCTCGTCGCCGATGCCGACGGGGTGGTCATGACCATCTCTGCTGAGCCCGGTCAGGTTGTGGCGGCGGGGCAGGTGGTTGCCCGGCTTGCCCGTGCGGGCAGCCGAGAGGCGGTCGTCCAGCTGCCCGAGACACTTCGTCCGCAGATTGGTTCGGTGGCCCTCGCGTCGTCGTTCGGCGGAAGCGGCACGATCCCCGCGCGGTTGCGCGTGCTCTCTGAATCGGCCGACCCCGCAACCCGTACGTTTGAAGCCCGCTACACCCTGGAAGAGGGCAGCACGGCGCTGCCGCTGGGTTCAACGGTGACGGTTGAACTTGGCGGTGCAGCAGCTGCCGGCGCGTCGGCAGGTGTGGAGGTTCCGTTGGGCGCCCTGTTCGATCCTGGCACCGGACCCGGTGTCTGGGTGATCGGGGGTGAACCGCTCAAGGCCAAGTGGACGCCGGTAGCCATCAAGCAACTGGGCGATGACAAGGCGTTGGTTGAGGGGGCTTTTAAGGCATCGGATCGCGTGGCGGCTCTAGGCGCTCACCTGCTCCGCGAAGGGCAGGTGGTTCGCCAGGCCGGCACGGCCAAGCGCGCAGTGGCAACCGGAGCCCAGCGGTGA
- a CDS encoding efflux RND transporter permease subunit, producing the protein MSGFNLSALAVRERAITVFLIFLISVAGIVSFFQLGRAEDPAFTVKVMTIVTAWPGATPTEMQDQVAEKLEKRLQELRWYDRSETHTRPGLSFTTLTLQDGTPPSQVQEEFYQARKKMADEAANLPAGVIGPMVNDEYADVTFALFALKAKGEPFRALARDAETLRQRLLHVPGVKKVNIIGEQSERIYVELSHERLSNLGITPQDVFGALNGQNALTPAGSVEAKGPQIFIRLDGALDQLEKIRDTPIVAQGKTLKLQDIATVKRGYEDPSTFMIRNGGEPAMLLGIVMRDGWNGLDLGASLDAEVKKINQGLPVGMALDKVTDQAVNISASVDEFMMKFFAALLVVMLVCFVSMGWRVGVVVAAAVPLTLAAVFMVMAATGKNFDRITLGSLILALGLLVDDAIIAIEMMVVKMEEGYSRVKASAYAWSHTAAPMLAGTLVTAVGFMPNGFARSTAGEYTSNMFWIVGIALIVSWVVAVFFTPYLGVKLLPELKTVEGGHSSLYDTPRYNRFRSILARVIARKWLAAGSVIGLFVLAVVGMGLVKKQFFPISDRPEVLVEVQMPYGTAIEQTNLATRKVEQWLAVQEEAKIVTAYIGQGAPRFYLAISPELPDPAFAKIVVRTDSQAQRDALKARLRQAVAEGLAPEARVRVTQLVFGPYSPYPVAYRVSGPDPDVIRGIAAKVEQTLHASPMMRTVNTDWGVRTPTLHFTLDQDRLQAMGMTSASVSQQLQFFLSGVPVTAVREDIRTVEVVARSGGDTRLDPARIADFTLVGAAGQRVPLSQIGSVEVRMEEPVLRRRDRVPTITVRGDIDDALQPPDVSAAISKQLEPLIASLPEGYAIAQAGSIEESGKAMSAMLPLFPIMLAVTLLIIILQVRSISAMIMVFMTSPLGLIGVVPTLLLFQQPFGINALVGLIALSGILMRNTLILIGQIHENEEAGMETFHAIIEATVHRARPVILTSLAAVLAFIPLTHSVFWGTLAYTLIGGTIAGTVMTLVFLPAMYAIWFKVRAETTPVA; encoded by the coding sequence GTGAGTGGGTTCAATCTGTCGGCGCTTGCGGTGCGCGAGCGCGCCATCACCGTCTTTCTGATCTTCCTGATCTCGGTTGCCGGCATCGTGTCGTTCTTCCAGCTTGGCCGGGCAGAGGACCCCGCGTTCACCGTCAAAGTCATGACCATCGTGACGGCCTGGCCGGGCGCTACGCCAACGGAAATGCAGGACCAGGTCGCCGAGAAGCTGGAAAAGCGCCTGCAGGAGCTGCGCTGGTATGACCGCAGCGAAACCCACACCCGGCCTGGCTTGTCCTTCACCACACTGACGTTGCAGGACGGCACGCCACCGTCGCAGGTGCAGGAAGAGTTCTACCAGGCGCGCAAGAAGATGGCGGACGAGGCCGCAAACCTGCCCGCAGGCGTGATCGGCCCGATGGTCAACGACGAGTACGCGGATGTCACGTTTGCGCTGTTTGCGTTGAAAGCGAAGGGCGAACCCTTCCGCGCATTGGCGCGCGATGCCGAAACCCTGCGCCAGCGCCTGCTGCACGTGCCTGGGGTAAAGAAGGTCAACATCATCGGTGAGCAGTCCGAGCGCATCTACGTGGAGCTGTCACACGAACGGCTGTCGAACTTGGGCATAACACCGCAGGACGTGTTCGGGGCGCTGAACGGACAGAACGCCCTGACCCCTGCAGGCTCGGTCGAGGCCAAGGGCCCGCAGATTTTCATTCGGCTGGATGGCGCGCTGGATCAGCTGGAAAAGATCCGCGATACGCCCATCGTCGCGCAGGGCAAGACCCTGAAACTGCAGGACATCGCCACCGTGAAGCGTGGCTATGAAGATCCCTCGACCTTCATGATCCGCAACGGTGGCGAGCCTGCCATGTTGCTGGGCATCGTCATGCGGGACGGCTGGAACGGCCTGGATCTTGGCGCCTCACTCGACGCGGAGGTCAAGAAGATCAATCAGGGGCTGCCGGTCGGGATGGCACTGGACAAGGTGACCGATCAGGCGGTGAACATCAGCGCGTCGGTTGACGAGTTCATGATGAAGTTCTTCGCCGCGCTGCTGGTGGTGATGCTGGTGTGCTTTGTCAGCATGGGCTGGCGCGTGGGTGTGGTGGTGGCGGCCGCCGTGCCGCTGACGCTGGCCGCTGTGTTCATGGTGATGGCCGCAACCGGCAAGAACTTTGACCGCATCACACTCGGCTCGCTGATCCTGGCGCTCGGCCTGTTGGTGGACGATGCGATCATCGCCATCGAAATGATGGTGGTGAAGATGGAAGAGGGCTATAGCCGGGTCAAGGCATCGGCCTACGCGTGGAGCCATACGGCGGCGCCCATGCTGGCCGGCACCCTGGTGACTGCGGTGGGCTTCATGCCCAATGGCTTTGCCCGGTCCACCGCCGGCGAATACACCAGCAACATGTTCTGGATCGTGGGCATCGCGCTGATCGTGTCGTGGGTGGTCGCGGTGTTCTTTACGCCGTACCTGGGGGTGAAGCTTCTCCCTGAACTCAAGACTGTGGAAGGCGGTCACAGCAGTCTTTACGACACCCCGCGCTACAACCGCTTCCGGTCGATCCTGGCGCGCGTGATTGCTCGCAAGTGGCTTGCCGCAGGTTCGGTGATCGGCCTGTTCGTGCTTGCCGTGGTGGGCATGGGGCTGGTGAAAAAGCAGTTCTTCCCCATTTCCGATCGCCCGGAGGTGTTGGTCGAAGTGCAGATGCCCTACGGCACGGCCATCGAACAGACCAACCTGGCCACCAGGAAGGTGGAGCAGTGGCTCGCTGTGCAGGAAGAAGCGAAGATCGTCACGGCCTACATCGGTCAGGGCGCGCCCCGGTTCTATCTCGCCATTTCCCCGGAACTGCCCGATCCGGCGTTTGCCAAGATCGTGGTGCGTACCGACAGCCAGGCACAGCGCGATGCCTTGAAAGCACGCCTGCGTCAGGCGGTGGCGGAGGGCTTGGCGCCCGAGGCGCGTGTGCGCGTGACCCAGCTGGTGTTCGGGCCTTACTCGCCTTACCCGGTGGCGTATCGGGTCAGTGGTCCGGATCCGGACGTCATCCGTGGCATTGCGGCCAAGGTCGAGCAGACCCTGCACGCCAGTCCGATGATGCGTACGGTCAACACCGATTGGGGCGTGCGCACGCCGACGCTGCATTTCACGCTGGATCAGGACCGCCTGCAAGCCATGGGAATGACGTCTGCCTCTGTCTCGCAGCAACTGCAGTTCTTCCTGAGCGGGGTGCCGGTCACTGCCGTGCGCGAGGACATCCGCACCGTCGAGGTTGTCGCTCGGTCCGGCGGGGACACGCGCCTGGACCCTGCGCGGATTGCGGACTTCACGTTGGTCGGTGCTGCGGGCCAGCGCGTGCCGCTGTCCCAGATCGGCTCGGTCGAGGTGCGGATGGAAGAGCCGGTGCTGCGACGTCGCGATCGGGTACCCACCATCACCGTGCGCGGTGATATTGACGACGCATTGCAGCCACCGGACGTATCCGCTGCGATCAGCAAGCAGCTTGAGCCCCTCATTGCCTCGCTGCCCGAGGGCTACGCCATTGCCCAGGCCGGGTCCATCGAGGAATCGGGCAAGGCAATGAGTGCGATGTTGCCGCTGTTCCCGATCATGCTGGCGGTGACCCTGCTGATCATCATCCTACAGGTGCGGTCCATCTCCGCGATGATCATGGTCTTCATGACCAGTCCCTTGGGGCTGATTGGCGTAGTGCCAACCCTGCTGCTGTTCCAGCAGCCGTTCGGCATCAACGCGCTGGTGGGGTTGATTGCGTTGTCGGGCATCCTGATGCGCAACACGCTCATCCTCATCGGTCAGATCCACGAGAACGAAGAAGCAGGCATGGAGACCTTCCACGCCATCATCGAGGCCACGGTTCACCGTGCGCGGCCGGTGATCCTGACCTCGCTGGCGGCGGTGCTGGCCTTCATTCCACTGACCCATTCGGTGTTCTGGGGAACGCTGGCCTACACGCTGATCGGCGGCACCATCGCCGGCACCGTGATGACGCTGGTGTTCCTGCCGGCGATGTACGCCATCTGGTTCAAGGTCCGAGCGGAAACGACCCCCGTAGCCTGA
- the fabF gene encoding beta-ketoacyl-ACP synthase II — protein sequence MSSADKDRIVVTGMGVVSPLGCGVETVWSRLLAGRSGIGSLGAELAAGTGCEVGGRVPDRIQDPDGGFDSTGIIAPKDLKKMDRFVEFALVAAHEALEQAGWQDADARGLLRTATVIATGIGGFGSIVNAVHTTDSRGPGRLSPFTAPTFLANMAAGQASIRYGFKGPQGAPVTACAAGVQAIGDAARLIRSGEADIALCGGAEAAMHRVSLGGFAAAKALSTSFNDTPQAASRPFDEQRDGFVMSEGAGLLVIERLDHALARGATPLAELVGYGTTSDAYHLTAGPEDGSGARRAMEIALAQAGIAPAQVDHINAHATSTQVGDRAELAAMRALFGTRPDLLISATKSSTGHLLGAAGGIEAIFTVLALRDQTAPATLNLIRPDPLAEGLSIVGGVPRKADMAFALTNGFGFGGVNASALFRRL from the coding sequence ATGAGCAGTGCCGACAAAGATCGCATCGTAGTGACCGGAATGGGCGTGGTCAGTCCACTTGGCTGCGGGGTTGAGACCGTCTGGTCGCGCCTCCTGGCCGGGCGCTCCGGGATCGGGTCGCTGGGCGCCGAGCTTGCGGCGGGCACCGGCTGTGAAGTGGGTGGCCGCGTGCCTGATCGCATTCAAGATCCCGACGGAGGCTTCGATTCGACCGGCATCATCGCGCCGAAAGATCTCAAGAAGATGGACCGGTTCGTGGAGTTCGCGTTGGTCGCCGCCCACGAAGCGCTTGAGCAGGCGGGGTGGCAGGACGCCGATGCCCGCGGGCTGCTGCGAACGGCGACCGTGATTGCCACCGGGATCGGCGGGTTTGGATCCATCGTCAATGCCGTCCACACCACCGACAGCCGCGGGCCTGGCCGGCTGTCGCCCTTCACCGCACCGACCTTCCTGGCCAACATGGCGGCGGGGCAGGCGTCGATCCGTTACGGGTTCAAGGGCCCGCAGGGCGCGCCCGTCACGGCCTGCGCGGCGGGCGTCCAGGCCATTGGTGATGCGGCGCGTCTCATCCGGTCCGGTGAGGCGGACATCGCGCTGTGCGGTGGGGCGGAGGCGGCGATGCACCGGGTCAGCCTGGGTGGATTCGCAGCCGCCAAGGCGCTCAGCACGTCGTTCAATGACACACCGCAGGCAGCCTCTCGCCCCTTCGATGAGCAGCGGGACGGGTTTGTCATGTCCGAAGGGGCGGGGTTGCTGGTGATCGAGCGCCTGGACCATGCGTTGGCGCGTGGCGCCACGCCGCTGGCCGAGCTGGTTGGCTACGGCACGACCTCCGATGCCTACCACCTGACGGCTGGGCCCGAGGACGGCAGCGGGGCGCGGCGGGCGATGGAGATCGCGCTGGCGCAGGCCGGCATTGCGCCGGCGCAGGTTGATCACATCAACGCGCATGCCACCTCCACCCAGGTGGGCGACCGGGCAGAGCTTGCGGCGATGCGCGCGCTGTTTGGTACCCGACCTGATCTTCTGATCTCTGCCACCAAATCCAGCACCGGGCATCTGCTCGGGGCGGCGGGCGGCATCGAGGCCATCTTCACCGTGCTTGCTCTGCGTGATCAGACCGCGCCGGCGACGCTCAATCTGATACGTCCGGATCCGCTGGCCGAAGGACTGTCGATCGTAGGCGGCGTGCCGCGGAAGGCGGACATGGCGTTCGCCCTGACCAACGGGTTCGGTTTTGGCGGCGTGAATGCCAGCGCGCTGTTCCGGCGCCTGTGA
- a CDS encoding TetR/AcrR family transcriptional regulator, whose amino-acid sequence MNTAASTRCASKTSLRWERARESARRCIRERAATVFAEEGFERATMRRIATVCGVTKVTLYAHYRDKERLYRSVMDGHLASMPSGALDMHGVADLGDALMRITDGIGRLAADGSCQAFCRSLSHSGPASDVYREHWNAMLAPYFRLAEDAFTKASSRPTHAADSEKFLRLLLTEHGLPQGARPVSGPDATVALFLRAYAAPLPGARAF is encoded by the coding sequence GTGAACACCGCGGCCTCCACCCGTTGCGCAAGCAAAACCAGCCTGCGCTGGGAGAGGGCGAGGGAGAGCGCCAGGCGGTGCATCCGTGAAAGAGCCGCCACGGTATTTGCGGAGGAGGGCTTTGAGCGGGCAACGATGAGGCGCATCGCGACGGTCTGTGGTGTCACGAAGGTCACCCTCTACGCGCACTATCGTGACAAGGAGCGGCTTTACAGGTCGGTCATGGACGGCCACCTGGCATCGATGCCGTCAGGCGCGCTGGACATGCACGGGGTTGCCGATCTCGGCGACGCGCTGATGCGTATCACTGACGGCATCGGGCGATTGGCGGCAGATGGGTCGTGCCAGGCGTTCTGCCGGTCGTTGTCGCACTCTGGTCCGGCCAGCGATGTCTACAGGGAACACTGGAACGCGATGCTTGCACCGTATTTCAGACTTGCAGAAGACGCATTCACGAAGGCGTCCAGCCGCCCGACCCACGCTGCAGACAGCGAGAAGTTCCTGAGGCTGCTCCTCACAGAACACGGCTTACCCCAAGGGGCCAGGCCGGTGTCCGGGCCCGACGCAACCGTCGCGCTTTTCCTGCGGGCCTACGCGGCGCCACTGCCAGGCGCGCGCGCATTTTGA
- a CDS encoding ferritin-like domain-containing protein, with product MAIKTAEDLFIHELSDIYSAEKQMAKALPRLARAATDPDLAAAFETHLEETQGQIERIDQVVELLGIRLKRIKCAAMEGLVEEGKEAIDSIEEGPVRDAALIGGAQKVEHYEIASYGTIAALAKQLGYKDALPLLLETLEEEKATDEKLTILAKSGGNAKAAKAA from the coding sequence ATGGCGATCAAGACCGCTGAAGACCTGTTCATCCACGAACTGTCGGATATTTACAGCGCGGAGAAGCAGATGGCCAAGGCGCTGCCCCGCCTTGCGCGCGCCGCCACCGACCCGGACCTGGCCGCCGCCTTCGAAACCCACCTGGAAGAAACCCAAGGCCAGATCGAGCGCATCGACCAGGTGGTCGAACTGTTGGGCATTCGTCTCAAGCGCATCAAGTGCGCCGCCATGGAAGGGCTGGTTGAGGAGGGAAAAGAAGCCATCGACAGCATCGAGGAAGGTCCCGTGCGCGATGCCGCGCTTATCGGCGGTGCCCAGAAGGTTGAGCACTACGAGATCGCGTCCTACGGCACCATCGCTGCCCTCGCCAAGCAGCTGGGTTACAAGGACGCGCTTCCGCTCCTGCTGGAAACTCTGGAAGAAGAAAAGGCTACCGATGAGAAGCTGACGATCCTGGCCAAGTCCGGCGGCAACGCCAAGGCCGCGAAGGCCGCTTGA
- a CDS encoding OBAP family protein, whose amino-acid sequence MHRAAVCAAVIFALSGCGGGNTASSVQAPGAEETAKTKALETGAAVLQDRPPVDAINAYLDGFHFYNGQMKVQMEAHHYCAILNEDVIQCTIYDGNVKDAKLMGVEYIISETLFAGLPEQEKALWHSHVQEVTSGQLIAPGIPEVAEHALMEKLIHTYGKTWHTWHTDLDKDLPRGMPQLMMGFTADGQADPAMVAARDARLGVSSEDKRKRRADITAPSIDAGADAWQKGKVIQIEDPTGGHAHAGKEDADAPSDGAKNATSKGSSSGR is encoded by the coding sequence ATGCATCGAGCCGCCGTATGTGCCGCTGTCATCTTCGCCTTGTCCGGGTGCGGAGGCGGCAACACAGCGTCCAGCGTCCAAGCGCCCGGGGCCGAAGAAACCGCGAAGACCAAAGCGCTCGAGACCGGGGCAGCCGTGCTGCAGGACCGACCGCCGGTCGATGCCATCAACGCCTATCTGGACGGATTCCATTTCTACAACGGTCAGATGAAGGTCCAGATGGAAGCCCATCACTACTGCGCCATCCTCAACGAGGATGTCATCCAGTGCACGATCTACGACGGCAACGTGAAAGACGCCAAGTTGATGGGGGTGGAATACATCATCAGTGAGACGCTCTTTGCAGGCCTTCCCGAGCAGGAAAAGGCGCTATGGCACAGCCACGTTCAAGAGGTGACATCCGGGCAGCTCATCGCGCCAGGGATTCCCGAGGTGGCCGAGCATGCGCTGATGGAGAAGCTCATCCATACGTATGGCAAGACCTGGCACACCTGGCACACAGACCTGGACAAGGACCTGCCCCGAGGCATGCCGCAGCTGATGATGGGATTCACCGCAGATGGCCAGGCGGACCCGGCCATGGTTGCTGCCCGTGACGCCCGACTCGGCGTCAGTAGTGAGGACAAGCGAAAGCGCCGTGCCGACATCACCGCGCCCTCAATCGATGCAGGCGCCGATGCCTGGCAGAAGGGGAAGGTCATCCAGATCGAAGACCCGACGGGTGGACATGCTCACGCCGGGAAGGAAGATGCCGACGCGCCATCCGACGGGGCCAAGAATGCGACGTCCAAGGGCAGCTCATCAGGACGCTGA
- a CDS encoding AraC family transcriptional regulator — MVQGEIPEHALAAVYEPMINLILQGSKSMTVGEKTLEYDPATYFIMSVDLPAVGAVHPASTGEPYLAVSLTLDLGIIAALLCDTTDAATGRGEPSTQTEAFNVAAVTPELMDAWVRMLRLMERPGEIPALAPAYEREILYRVLQGPHGCMLRQLATPDSALARISSAIQRIRSDYAKPLRIAALAEQVAMSESAFHRHFKSATALSPLQYQKQLRLLQARQILSTRGTSVTAAALDVGYESPTQFTREYARAFGLPPSQDAARMIASRRG; from the coding sequence ATGGTGCAAGGCGAGATCCCGGAGCATGCCCTGGCGGCCGTATACGAGCCGATGATCAACCTGATCCTGCAGGGAAGCAAATCCATGACGGTGGGTGAGAAGACCCTCGAATACGACCCGGCCACGTACTTCATCATGTCCGTGGACCTGCCGGCGGTAGGTGCGGTGCACCCGGCCAGCACCGGCGAGCCGTACCTGGCGGTGAGCCTCACGCTGGACCTTGGCATCATCGCAGCGCTTTTGTGCGACACCACCGATGCCGCCACCGGGCGCGGCGAGCCCTCCACCCAGACCGAGGCCTTCAACGTCGCTGCCGTCACCCCGGAGCTGATGGATGCGTGGGTGCGCATGTTGCGCCTGATGGAGCGCCCCGGCGAGATACCCGCGCTGGCGCCGGCGTACGAGCGCGAGATCCTATACCGCGTGCTGCAGGGACCACATGGGTGCATGCTGCGGCAGTTGGCCACACCGGATTCGGCGCTGGCGCGTATCAGCAGCGCGATCCAGCGCATCCGTAGCGACTACGCCAAACCGCTTCGAATCGCCGCCTTGGCCGAACAGGTGGCAATGAGCGAGTCGGCCTTCCACCGCCACTTCAAGTCCGCCACCGCACTGAGCCCGCTTCAGTACCAGAAGCAGCTGCGCCTGCTGCAGGCCCGCCAAATTCTGTCGACGCGGGGAACAAGCGTTACTGCGGCCGCGCTCGATGTCGGCTATGAGAGTCCCACCCAGTTCACCCGCGAATACGCGCGTGCCTTCGGTTTGCCACCCTCGCAGGATGCGGCGCGCATGATCGCAAGCCGACGTGGGTAA